The Halomicrobium zhouii region CTCTGGCTCTGGGTGTTCAGTACCATGGCGACCGTCGCCAAACCGCCGTTCATGTTCGAGGTCTTCAGCAGCGGCGAGGGCGCCGCGCTCCCGCTGGGCTTCACCGGCTTCTCCCCGACTGTCGGGATGGCCGGTATCGGCATGTTCGTCGCGGGCGTACTGATGATCGCCTACGCGGAGGGTCCCGGGCTCGCGCTGATCGAGTCGATCACGCAGTGTTTCGGCCACGTCGTCTCCTACACGCGAATCGCGGCCGTCCTGCTGGCGAAGGCGGGGATGGCCCTGGCCGTGAACCTGCTGGTGTTCGGTGCGTACCAGCACAACGGCGAGTTCCACCTCATCTTCTTCAACGGGATGCCGGAAGACCCGAGCTGGGTCATCTTCTCGGGGCTCCTCAACAGCAGCGACCCCGTGATGTTGATCGTGGGCGGCATCTTCGGCATCATCCTGCTCGTCCTCGGCCACCTGCTCGTGCTGGTGCTTGGGATCACGTCCGCTGGTCTGCAGGCCGTCCGCCTCGAGTACGTCGAGTTCTTCGGCAAATTCTACGAGGGCGGCGGCACGGCCTACGACCCGTTCGGCTACGTCCGCCAGTACACGACCGAGGACTGAGGGCGACCCGAGCGGACCGCTGACGGTCGACCGCGGCCTCGAACTGGGGTCGCGGTCGGGCATCGTTACTGCCGTGTTCACCACGCCGAGCGCCGAGCGAAAACGGCAGATCAGGCCCGCGGTCAACTGTTTTGAGAAGCTTTATGAGTACGCTACGGCCACATACGCCTGTTCGGAAAGCTACCCGGATTACATAAACCATGACTGGAATTAGCGCTGTCCTGGCCGCTGTATTGCAAGCAGAAGGTGCCGCCGCTCCGGCGATCCCGAATGCACCCCTCGCATTCGCCGCCCTCGCGGTCGGTCTGGCGGCCATCGGGGCCGGTTACGCCGAGCGTGGTATCGGCGCCGCCGCGGTCGGTGCTATCGCGGAAGACGAGAGCATGTTCGGCCGTGGACTCATCCTGACAGTCCTGCCGGAGACCATCGTCATCCTGGCACTGGTCGTCGTGTTCCTGACGCTGGGATAACTCCTTCCGTACATCATTTATGAGTTTAGACACAGTCGCAGAGGACATTCGAGACGAGGCCCGCGCGCGTGCGGAGGAAATACGCGCCGAGGCGGAGGACCGCGCCGACGAGATCGTCGCGGACGCCGAAGCCGAGGCCGAAACGATCCGAAGCGAGCGGTCGGCCGAAGTCGAACGCGAGATCGAGCAGGAGCGCGAGCAGTCGCTCTCGAGCGCGAAACTCGAGGCCAAGCAGAGCCGGCTCGAGGCCCGCCGTGACCTCCTCGAGGAGGTCCGTGAAGACGTCGAGGCGGCCGTCGCCGGTCTCGAAGGCGACAAGCGGGAGACGCTGACCCGCGAGCTGCTCGACGACGCCGCAGACGAGTTCGACGGCGGCTCGGTTCGGGTCTTCGGCCGCGCCGAGGACAAGGAGCTCCTGGAGTCGATCCTCGCGGACTACGACGGCTTCGAGTACGCCGGCGAGTACGACTGCCTCGGCGGGGTCGTCGTCGAGAGTGACGCCTCTCGGATCCGCGTGAACAACACCTTCGACTCGGTGCTCGACGACGTCTGGGAGGACAACCTCCGCGACGTCAGCGAGCGATTGTTCGAAGAGCAATGAGCACGGGAGTCGACGACCGGCGCGGTCCCGGAAACTACGAGTACGTGACGGCGCGCGTCCGGTCGCGTCGAGCGTCGCTGTTCGACGACGACGACTACCGCAAGCTGGTCCGCATGGGGACGGGCGAGATCGCCCGCTTCATGGAGGACACCGAGTACAGCGAGGAGATGAACGCGCTGGGGTCGCGGTACTCCGGCGTCGACCTCATCGAGTACGCGCTCAACCGGAACCTCGCCAAGCACTTCGAGGACCTGCTGCGCTGGTCGGACGGGCGGCTGTACGACTTCATCGCCCGCTACCTGCGCAAGTTCGACGTGTGGAACGTCAAGACCGTCATCCGCGGGGTCTACTCCGGCGCGACGGCAGAGGAGATATCGGACGACCTCATCCGCGCCGGTGAGATACCGGGAGACCTGCTCGACCGCATCGCGCAGGCGGACACGATCGAGGCGGTCGTCGAACTGCTCGCACCGACCGTCTTCGGTGACGCGCTCGAGGCGGCCTACGCGGACTACGAGGAGACCGACGTCCTCGTCCCGCTCGAGAACGCCGTCGACCGCGCGTTCTACGAGCCGCTGTTGAGCGGCCTCCCGCAGGTACAGGAGGTCGACTCGCCGACGGGGCTGTACGTGGAGTTCCTCACCGCGGAGATCGACTTCCGGAACCTCCGGAACGCGCTCCGGCTCGCACGGAGCGGGGCGGAGATCGACCCGGCGGAGTACTTCATCGACGGCGGGAAGCTGTTCGACAGGGCGACCGTCGAGGGGCTCGTCGCGAACCGCGAACAGCTGATCGCGACGGTCCGAGACAGCCGCTACGGCGACGAGATCGACGACGCGCTCGACGACCTCGAACAGGCAGACGACCTCATCCAGTTCGAGCACGCGCTGGACGCGGCGCTACTCGAGTACGCCGACAAGTTGACTAACCGCTATCCGCTGTCGATCTGTCCCGTGCTCTCGTACGTCCTCGCCAAGGAGCGCGAGGTCGACAACATTCGCGCCATCGCGCGTGGTCGCGAGGCGGGACTCGAACCGGACGAGATCGAACGCGAACTGGTGATACTATGAGCCAGGAGATCGGTGTCGTCGGGAGCCCGGAGTTCACGACCGGCTTTCGGCTGGCCGGCGTGCGGAAGTTCGCCGACGTTCCCGACGCCGAGAAGGACGAACGGATGGACGCAGCCGTCGAGGAGATGCTCGAGGACGACGGCGTCGGCATCGTCGTGATGCACGACGACGACATGGACCACCTCTCGCGAGGGGTCCGGCAGGACGCCGAGACCAGCGTCGAACCGGTGCTGGTGACGCTCGGCGGCGGCGCGGGCAGCGGCGGACTGCGCGACCAGATCAAGCGAGCGATCGGTATCGACCTGATGGAGGAAGACTAACATGAGTCAAGCGACAGAATCTGACGTCCGAGAGGACGGCGTTATCGAGAGCGTCTCGGGACCGGTCGTCACCGCGACCGACCTCGACGCCCGGATGAACGACGTGGTGTACGTCGGTCACGAAGGGCTGATGGGTGAAGTCATCGAGATCGAAGGAAACATCACCACCATCCAGGTGTACGAGGAGACCTCCGACGTGGCTCCGGGCGAACCGGTCGAAGGGACCGGGTCGCCCCTCTCCGTGGACCTCGGGCCGGGCATGCTCGACGCCATCTACGACGGCGTCCAGCGCCCGCTCGACGTCCTCGAGGAGAAGATGGGGTCGCCGTACCTGGACCGTGGCGTCGACGCCCCGGGTATCGACCTGGAGAAGACCTGGGAGTTCGAGCCCGAGGTGTCGGAAGGCGACGTCGTCGAGACCGGCGACATCGTCGGCACCGTTCCCGAGACGCCGAGTATCGACCACAAAGTGATGGTGCCGCCCGGCTCCGAGGGCGGCGAAGTCGTCTCGATCGAATCCGGCAACTTCACCGTCGAGGAGACGGTCGTCGAACTGGACTCGGGCGAGGAGATTCAGATGCGCCAGGAGTGGCCCGTGCGCGAGCAGCGCCCGGCCGCGGAGAAGCAGACCCCGACCACGCCGCTCGTGTCGGGCCAGCGCATCCTCGACGGCCTGTTCCCCATCGCGAAGGGCGGGACGGCCGCGATTCCGGGCCCCTTCGGCTCCGGGAAGACGGTCACCCAGCACCAGCTCGCCAAGTACGCCGACGCTGACATCGTCGTCTACGTCGGCTGCGGCGAGCGCGGCAACGAGATGACGGAGGTCATCGAGGACTTCCCGGAGCTCGAGGACCCGACCACCGGCAACTCGCTGATGGCCCGGACCTGCCTCATCGCGAACACGTCGAACATGCCCGTCGCGGCGCGTGAATCCTGCGTCTACACCGGGATCACCATCGCGGAGTACTTCCGTGACATGGGCTACGACGTCGCGCTGATGGCCGACTCCACCTCGCGGTGGGCCGAGGCCATGCGCGAGATTTCCTCGCGCCTCGAAGAGATGCCCGGTGAGGAGGGCTACCCGGCCTACCTCGCCGCGCGCCTCTCCGAGTTCTACGAGCGGGCCGGCTACTTCGAGAACGTCAATGGCACCGAGGGCTCCGTGTCGGTCATCGGCGCGGTCTCGCCCCCGGGCGGTGACTTCTCGGAGCCGGTCACCCAGAACACGCTGCGTATCGTCAAGACGTTCTGGGCGCTGGACGCCGACCTCGCCGAACGACGGCACTTCCCGGCTATCAACTGGAACGAGTCGTACTCGCTCTATCGAGACCAGCTGGACCCGTGGTTCGTCGACAACGTCGAGGACGACTGGCCAGAGCAGCGCCAGTGGGCCATCGACGTGCTCGACGAGGAGGCGGAACTGCAGGAGATCGTCCAGCTCGTCGGCAAGGACGCGCTGCCGGAGGACCAGCAGCTGACCCTCGAGGTCGCTCGCTACCTCCGCGAGGCGTGGCTCCAGCAGAACGGCTTCCACCCGGTCGACACCTACTGTCCGCCGGAGAAGACCTACCTCATCCTCGGCGCCATCCGCGCGTACAACGACGCGGCCTTCGAGGCACTCGACGCGGGCGTCCCCGTGGAGGAGATAACGGACATCGACGCGGCGCCGCGCATCAACCGCATCGGCGTCCAGGAGGACTACGACGAGTTCGTCGACGAGCTCGTCGACGACATCGAGTCCGAACTCCAGGAGAAGTACTAACGATGAAAGAATACCAGACCATCACCGAAATCAGCGGTCCGCTGGTGTTCGTCGAGACCGACGAACCGGTCGGCTACGACGAGATCGTCGAGATCGAGACCGGCGACGGCCAGACGCGCCGCGGCCAGGTGCTCGAATCGGCCAGCGACCACGTCGCCATCCAGGTGTTCGAGGGGACCGAGGGTATCGACCGCAACTCCTCGGTTCGCTTCCTCGGCGAGACGATGAAGATGCCCGTCACCGAGGACCTGCTCGGGCGGGTCCTCGAC contains the following coding sequences:
- a CDS encoding V-type ATP synthase subunit E; amino-acid sequence: MSLDTVAEDIRDEARARAEEIRAEAEDRADEIVADAEAEAETIRSERSAEVEREIEQEREQSLSSAKLEAKQSRLEARRDLLEEVREDVEAAVAGLEGDKRETLTRELLDDAADEFDGGSVRVFGRAEDKELLESILADYDGFEYAGEYDCLGGVVVESDASRIRVNNTFDSVLDDVWEDNLRDVSERLFEEQ
- a CDS encoding V-type ATP synthase subunit C; this encodes MSTGVDDRRGPGNYEYVTARVRSRRASLFDDDDYRKLVRMGTGEIARFMEDTEYSEEMNALGSRYSGVDLIEYALNRNLAKHFEDLLRWSDGRLYDFIARYLRKFDVWNVKTVIRGVYSGATAEEISDDLIRAGEIPGDLLDRIAQADTIEAVVELLAPTVFGDALEAAYADYEETDVLVPLENAVDRAFYEPLLSGLPQVQEVDSPTGLYVEFLTAEIDFRNLRNALRLARSGAEIDPAEYFIDGGKLFDRATVEGLVANREQLIATVRDSRYGDEIDDALDDLEQADDLIQFEHALDAALLEYADKLTNRYPLSICPVLSYVLAKEREVDNIRAIARGREAGLEPDEIERELVIL
- a CDS encoding V-type ATP synthase subunit F, translating into MSQEIGVVGSPEFTTGFRLAGVRKFADVPDAEKDERMDAAVEEMLEDDGVGIVVMHDDDMDHLSRGVRQDAETSVEPVLVTLGGGAGSGGLRDQIKRAIGIDLMEED
- a CDS encoding ATP synthase subunit A, translating into MSQATESDVREDGVIESVSGPVVTATDLDARMNDVVYVGHEGLMGEVIEIEGNITTIQVYEETSDVAPGEPVEGTGSPLSVDLGPGMLDAIYDGVQRPLDVLEEKMGSPYLDRGVDAPGIDLEKTWEFEPEVSEGDVVETGDIVGTVPETPSIDHKVMVPPGSEGGEVVSIESGNFTVEETVVELDSGEEIQMRQEWPVREQRPAAEKQTPTTPLVSGQRILDGLFPIAKGGTAAIPGPFGSGKTVTQHQLAKYADADIVVYVGCGERGNEMTEVIEDFPELEDPTTGNSLMARTCLIANTSNMPVAARESCVYTGITIAEYFRDMGYDVALMADSTSRWAEAMREISSRLEEMPGEEGYPAYLAARLSEFYERAGYFENVNGTEGSVSVIGAVSPPGGDFSEPVTQNTLRIVKTFWALDADLAERRHFPAINWNESYSLYRDQLDPWFVDNVEDDWPEQRQWAIDVLDEEAELQEIVQLVGKDALPEDQQLTLEVARYLREAWLQQNGFHPVDTYCPPEKTYLILGAIRAYNDAAFEALDAGVPVEEITDIDAAPRINRIGVQEDYDEFVDELVDDIESELQEKY